CGGCAGGCCGGGTTATTGTGGATGATCAGGATTTGAATGACCCTAAAACGAACCTGAACAAAGCTCGCGAAAATATTGGCATGGTATTTCAACATTTTAACTTGTTCCCTCATTTTAGTGTACTTAAAAACATCATGTTTGCGCCCAGAGAACTCGGGATATTAAATGCACAGCAGGCGCGTGATACAGCACTCAAATTACTTGAACGTGTGGGTCTGTCTGATAAAGCAGACAGCTTCCCAACACAACTGTCAGGTGGACAAAAACAACGTGTAGCTATCGCTCGTGCGCTTGCTATGAATCCGGACGTTATGTTATTTGATGAACCAACTTCGGCGCTCGACCCTGAGATGGTAGGAGAAGTGCTTGGGGTTATGAAAGACCTCGCGAGCGAAGGCATGACGATGATGATCG
This Paenibacillus xylanexedens DNA region includes the following protein-coding sequences:
- a CDS encoding amino acid ABC transporter ATP-binding protein, whose amino-acid sequence is MAKIKVEGLKKSFGTNQVLKGIDMAVNEGEVVCVIGPSGSGKSTFLRCINQLDVITAGRVIVDDQDLNDPKTNLNKARENIGMVFQHFNLFPHFSVLKNIMFAPRELGILNAQQARDTALKLLERVGLSDKADSFPTQLSGGQKQRVAIARALAMNPDVMLFDEPTSALDPEMVGEVLGVMKDLASEGMTMMIVTHEMGFAREVADRVIFMDGGYIVEQGTPEEIFGNPKNERTISFLEKVL